In Alicyclobacillus macrosporangiidus CPP55, a single window of DNA contains:
- a CDS encoding YceD family protein: protein MELHVTDLRQAGRPVKLHEDVELPRIVEENPQVAGMDPVHCDLEAEAAQHTSHVHGLLSTRVTYDCSRCLEPFVRGLTTRFDELFTDNPDEVDEDHHLSGDTIELDPYIEQAINLELDVYPVCSEACKGLCPVCGANLNLGECGCDRRPVDPRLDVLKDLFSDDGSK from the coding sequence ATGGAGCTGCATGTGACCGACCTCCGTCAGGCCGGACGGCCGGTGAAGTTGCACGAGGATGTGGAGTTGCCGCGGATCGTGGAAGAGAACCCGCAGGTTGCCGGGATGGATCCGGTGCACTGCGACCTGGAGGCGGAGGCGGCACAGCACACGAGCCACGTGCACGGTCTCCTGAGCACACGCGTGACATACGACTGCTCGCGTTGCTTGGAGCCGTTCGTGCGCGGGCTGACGACCCGGTTCGACGAGTTGTTCACGGACAATCCGGATGAGGTGGACGAGGATCACCACCTGTCGGGAGACACCATCGAGCTGGATCCGTACATCGAACAGGCCATCAACCTGGAGCTGGACGTCTATCCGGTGTGTTCGGAGGCGTGCAAGGGCCTGTGCCCGGTGTGCGGGGCGAACCTCAACCTGGGCGAGTGCGGATGCGACCGCAGGCCGGTGGATCCGCGGTTGGACGTGTTGAAGGACTTGTTTTCCGACGACGGGTCCAAGTAA
- the rnc gene encoding ribonuclease III, producing the protein MARNRWDDLQSALEITFTNPALLKQAFTHASYRNEHRRPALQDNERLEFLGDAVLELVVSDYLYRTRPDLPEGELTRLRASIVCESSLVRFARGLGFEQYIRLGKGEERSGGRNRPALLADVFEAFIGALYLDQGLTAVQAFAHRHMFPHVHDYSSALDCKTALQEWVQQHLGRDLRYETVEERGPAHAREFVVQVWVGDECMGHGIGRSKKEAEQRAAGEALQRLGRLPVRRDPVVPEAD; encoded by the coding sequence TTGGCGAGGAACAGATGGGACGATTTACAGTCCGCGCTCGAGATCACATTTACAAATCCCGCCCTGCTGAAGCAGGCATTCACGCACGCATCCTATCGGAACGAGCACCGCAGACCTGCACTGCAAGACAATGAACGGCTGGAATTCCTCGGCGATGCCGTGCTGGAGCTGGTCGTCAGCGACTATTTGTACCGCACGCGACCGGATCTGCCGGAGGGAGAATTGACACGCCTGCGGGCGTCTATCGTGTGCGAATCCTCTCTCGTCCGGTTCGCGCGGGGATTGGGTTTTGAACAGTACATCCGGCTCGGCAAAGGGGAGGAACGATCGGGCGGCCGAAACCGTCCGGCTCTGCTCGCCGACGTATTCGAGGCGTTTATCGGGGCCCTGTACCTCGATCAGGGGCTGACCGCGGTGCAGGCGTTCGCGCACCGTCACATGTTTCCGCACGTGCACGACTATTCCTCGGCGCTCGATTGCAAGACGGCGCTGCAGGAGTGGGTGCAACAACATCTGGGCCGGGATCTTCGCTATGAAACGGTGGAAGAGCGCGGACCGGCGCACGCCCGGGAATTTGTCGTCCAAGTCTGGGTCGGCGACGAGTGTATGGGCCACGGCATCGGCCGCTCGAAGAAAGAGGCGGAGCAGCGCGCGGCTGGCGAGGCCCTGCAGCGATTGGGCCGACTGCCGGTGAGGAGGGATCCGGTTGTTCCTGAAGCGGATTGA
- the rsmD gene encoding 16S rRNA (guanine(966)-N(2))-methyltransferase RsmD: MRIIAGRWRGARLVAPAGEVARPTTDRVKESLFNLMGWSWEGGIAVDLFAGSGSLGLEALSRGADHAVLVDTHPRSLAAVRENVRRLHAEELCSVWRMDWAQAWDRLERLGWAAGWVFVDPPYRLGLWPRVLSVLADSPVPIRFGVACEHPCSVDLPDAVGRLRRVKRRAYGDIAISLYQHHAPSGPDAEDTDSAGKGARIG; the protein is encoded by the coding sequence ATGCGCATCATTGCGGGACGGTGGCGCGGCGCCCGTTTGGTCGCCCCGGCCGGGGAGGTGGCGCGGCCGACGACCGACCGGGTCAAGGAGTCCCTGTTCAATCTGATGGGGTGGTCGTGGGAAGGCGGGATCGCGGTCGATCTGTTCGCCGGCTCGGGATCTCTGGGCTTGGAGGCATTGAGCCGGGGGGCGGATCACGCCGTGTTGGTCGACACACACCCCAGGTCGCTCGCCGCTGTGCGGGAAAACGTACGCCGGCTGCACGCCGAGGAACTCTGCTCCGTTTGGCGGATGGACTGGGCGCAGGCCTGGGACCGCCTGGAGCGTCTCGGGTGGGCCGCGGGGTGGGTGTTCGTCGATCCGCCGTATCGCCTGGGCCTGTGGCCCCGGGTCCTGTCGGTCCTTGCGGACAGCCCGGTGCCTATCCGGTTCGGCGTGGCGTGTGAACACCCGTGCAGTGTGGATCTGCCGGACGCGGTCGGAAGGCTTCGGCGGGTGAAGCGGCGAGCGTATGGGGACATCGCCATTTCGTTGTACCAACACCATGCGCCGTCCGGTCCGGATGCAGAAGATACCGACTCGGCGGGAAAGGGGGCGCGGATCGGATGA
- the plsX gene encoding phosphate acyltransferase PlsX, with protein sequence MRIAIDVMGGDLAPAAPVQGVLATASELPDVSFVLVGDEGKIRAVADGPWPRQVTVLHTDIVIDMDEEPARAVRRKPDSSLVTAARLVRDGEADAMVSAGSTGALVAAGLLVVGRLPGIHRPALAPVLPTFSGNGVMLVDAGATMDADSNNLVQFAVMASLYSQHVLGIAQPRVGLLNVGTEAGKGNALCKEAYGRLAASGLNFRGNVEARELLSGAVDVVVCDGFVGNVVLKLVEGVGLGLFGALREVLTAGLAQKLAGAVLKPSLVRLRNRFDYAEYGGAPFLGVAGGCIKAHGSSDARAWRSALRQAVRFVEQDMVQKMAQGLAHGAEPAREESDK encoded by the coding sequence GTGAGAATCGCGATTGACGTCATGGGCGGCGACCTGGCACCGGCCGCGCCCGTCCAGGGCGTGTTGGCGACCGCATCCGAACTGCCGGATGTCTCGTTCGTCCTCGTGGGAGACGAAGGCAAGATACGCGCCGTCGCGGACGGGCCATGGCCTCGTCAGGTGACGGTGCTGCACACCGACATCGTGATCGACATGGACGAGGAACCGGCGCGCGCCGTACGGCGGAAACCGGATTCATCGCTGGTGACCGCCGCGCGCCTGGTTCGCGATGGAGAGGCGGACGCGATGGTGTCGGCGGGCAGCACCGGGGCACTGGTGGCCGCCGGACTGTTGGTCGTCGGCCGTCTGCCGGGCATCCACCGGCCGGCGTTGGCGCCCGTCCTCCCGACGTTTTCCGGAAACGGCGTGATGCTCGTCGACGCCGGCGCGACCATGGACGCTGACAGCAACAATCTGGTGCAGTTCGCGGTGATGGCGAGCCTGTATTCACAGCATGTGCTCGGGATCGCCCAACCCAGGGTGGGGCTGCTCAACGTGGGTACCGAGGCGGGCAAGGGAAACGCGCTCTGCAAAGAGGCGTATGGCCGATTGGCGGCGTCGGGGTTGAACTTCAGGGGCAACGTCGAGGCTCGCGAATTGCTCAGCGGCGCCGTAGACGTGGTGGTGTGCGACGGGTTCGTCGGCAATGTCGTGTTGAAGCTGGTCGAAGGAGTGGGCCTTGGCCTCTTCGGCGCGCTCCGCGAGGTATTGACGGCGGGGCTTGCCCAAAAGTTGGCCGGAGCCGTCCTGAAACCGTCCCTCGTCCGCCTGCGGAACCGGTTTGACTACGCGGAGTACGGCGGGGCTCCCTTTCTCGGCGTCGCGGGCGGCTGCATCAAGGCGCATGGCAGCAGCGACGCGCGGGCGTGGCGTTCCGCCCTGCGGCAGGCCGTCCGTTTTGTCGAACAGGACATGGTCCAGAAAATGGCGCAGGGCTTGGCCCATGGGGCTGAGCCGGCGCGGGAGGAGAGCGACAAGTGA
- the fabF gene encoding beta-ketoacyl-ACP synthase II — translation MKQRVVITGLGVVTPIGNDVPTFWRNLVEGRSGVSMIDAFDVSDYPTKFAAVVRDFNPEQYIDKKELRRLDRFTQFAIAAARQAVADAGLEIHEENAERVGVYIGSGIGGIHTLLENYRTLLDRGPRRVSPFVVPMMIANMASGQVSILLGAKGPNSTAVTACATGTHAIGDAFKIIERGDADVMIAGGSEAAIVDLALAGFCNAKALSTRNDAPEKASRPFDKDRDGFVMGEGAGILVLESLEHALQRGARVRAEIVGYGMSGDAYHVTAPHPEGDGAYRAMAAALRDAGIQPEDVDYINAHGTSTDVGDVHETLAIKRLFGDHAKRLAVSSNKSMIGHLLGAAGGVEAVATVKTIEDGILPPTINYETPDPECDLDYVPNVARPAQVRYALSNSFGFGGHNAVIVLSRYQSE, via the coding sequence GTGAAACAGCGAGTCGTCATCACAGGACTCGGGGTGGTCACACCCATCGGCAACGACGTCCCCACGTTTTGGCGCAACCTGGTGGAGGGACGGTCGGGGGTGTCGATGATCGACGCGTTCGACGTGTCCGACTACCCAACCAAGTTCGCGGCCGTGGTTCGCGATTTCAATCCAGAACAATATATCGACAAGAAGGAGTTGCGCCGGCTTGACCGGTTTACGCAGTTCGCCATCGCCGCCGCACGGCAGGCGGTGGCGGACGCGGGGCTCGAGATCCACGAGGAGAACGCCGAACGGGTCGGCGTGTACATCGGTTCGGGCATCGGCGGCATCCATACGCTGCTGGAGAACTACCGTACTCTCTTGGACCGCGGTCCGCGCCGGGTGAGCCCGTTCGTCGTCCCGATGATGATCGCCAACATGGCGTCCGGCCAGGTCTCCATCCTGCTCGGGGCCAAGGGCCCGAACTCGACGGCCGTGACGGCGTGCGCGACCGGGACCCACGCCATCGGTGACGCGTTCAAGATCATCGAACGCGGCGACGCGGACGTGATGATTGCGGGAGGCAGCGAGGCGGCCATCGTCGATCTGGCGCTGGCAGGCTTCTGCAACGCGAAAGCGTTGTCCACGCGCAACGATGCGCCGGAGAAAGCGAGCCGTCCGTTCGATAAGGACCGTGACGGTTTCGTCATGGGCGAAGGGGCGGGCATCTTGGTACTGGAGTCGCTCGAGCACGCGTTGCAGCGCGGCGCTCGGGTGCGCGCCGAAATTGTCGGGTACGGGATGTCGGGCGACGCTTATCACGTTACTGCTCCGCACCCGGAGGGCGACGGCGCGTACCGCGCGATGGCGGCCGCCCTGCGGGACGCCGGCATCCAACCGGAAGACGTGGACTACATCAACGCGCACGGCACCTCCACCGATGTCGGTGACGTTCACGAGACCTTGGCCATTAAGCGCTTGTTTGGAGATCACGCCAAGCGCCTCGCCGTCAGCTCCAATAAGTCGATGATCGGGCACTTGCTCGGTGCGGCGGGCGGCGTCGAGGCGGTGGCGACGGTCAAGACCATCGAGGATGGGATCTTACCCCCCACGATCAACTACGAGACTCCGGATCCGGAGTGCGACTTGGACTACGTGCCGAACGTGGCGCGTCCTGCGCAGGTGCGTTACGCGTTGTCGAATTCGTTCGGGTTCGGCGGGCACAACGCCGTCATCGTGCTGAGCCGTTATCAATCGGAGTGA
- the fabG gene encoding 3-oxoacyl-[acyl-carrier-protein] reductase, with translation MQERVSIVTGASRGIGRAIAVELGRNGGRVVVNCVGRVEEARETARLIEQEGGRAIVEQADVRVASDAERLVESALAAFGRLDVVVNNAGITRDTLLLRMKDEEWDAVLDTNLKGAFHLIRAAARPMMKQRSGRIINITSVVGIVGNVGQANYVSAKAGLIGLTKAAARELAPRNITVNAVAPGFIETDMTAELGEQWVAKMKEQIPLGHVGQPVHVAKAVAFLASPDAAYITGQVLNVDGGMAM, from the coding sequence GTGCAGGAGAGGGTATCCATCGTCACTGGCGCTTCGCGCGGCATCGGGCGGGCGATCGCCGTCGAGCTGGGCCGTAACGGAGGCCGCGTGGTCGTCAATTGCGTCGGCCGCGTCGAGGAGGCACGGGAGACCGCCCGGTTGATTGAGCAGGAGGGCGGGCGCGCCATCGTCGAACAGGCGGATGTACGTGTTGCATCCGACGCGGAGCGGTTGGTAGAATCAGCGTTGGCTGCCTTTGGCCGGTTGGACGTCGTCGTGAATAACGCGGGCATCACCCGCGACACGCTGCTCCTGCGGATGAAGGACGAGGAGTGGGACGCGGTCCTCGACACCAATCTCAAGGGCGCGTTTCACCTGATCCGCGCGGCGGCCCGGCCGATGATGAAACAGCGCTCCGGGCGCATCATCAACATCACGTCCGTGGTGGGGATCGTCGGCAACGTGGGGCAGGCCAATTACGTCTCGGCGAAAGCGGGGCTGATTGGGTTGACGAAAGCGGCGGCCCGGGAATTGGCGCCGCGGAACATCACCGTCAACGCCGTCGCGCCGGGCTTCATCGAGACGGACATGACGGCGGAGCTCGGCGAGCAGTGGGTGGCCAAAATGAAGGAACAAATCCCGCTCGGGCACGTGGGACAACCCGTGCATGTGGCCAAAGCGGTCGCCTTCTTGGCGTCGCCCGACGCGGCGTACATCACCGGGCAGGTGCTGAATGTCGACGGCGGCATGGCCATGTAG
- the rpmF gene encoding 50S ribosomal protein L32 has product MAVQQHRVSKTRKRLRRTHFKLELPGMVTCPQCGAYKLPHHACRNCGSYKGRTVLKVK; this is encoded by the coding sequence GTGGCCGTACAGCAACACCGGGTGTCGAAGACCCGCAAGCGCCTGCGCCGCACGCACTTCAAGCTGGAGCTGCCGGGCATGGTGACGTGCCCGCAGTGCGGGGCGTACAAATTGCCGCATCACGCGTGCCGCAACTGCGGTTCCTACAAGGGCCGCACTGTCTTGAAAGTGAAGTGA
- a CDS encoding patatin-like phospholipase family protein has protein sequence MADTVIGLALGSGGAKGFAHIGVLRALEEHEIPIHVVTGSSMGSLVGALYVTGMRPQFMERLAASLHMRHWLDLVVPKVGLVAGEKVHEMLRLLTHNATFEELERPFACVATDLLHRRKVILNTGNVADAVRASISIPGVFVPVVTEEGVLVDGGVLDRVPVAAARQLGADVVIGVDVSAAHRARVPETVLDVVTMSIDVMQEYSLRAPDNVPDVAIEPDVSDIGTSQFHRSAEAAAAGYAAAVASIPKIRAALDAAKNAS, from the coding sequence TTGGCGGACACGGTGATTGGCTTGGCGCTCGGTTCCGGGGGGGCCAAGGGATTCGCGCATATTGGCGTGCTCCGGGCGTTGGAGGAACACGAGATCCCCATTCACGTGGTGACCGGCAGCAGTATGGGCAGCCTCGTCGGTGCGCTGTATGTGACGGGGATGCGGCCGCAGTTCATGGAGCGGCTGGCTGCCTCTCTGCACATGCGCCACTGGCTCGACCTGGTGGTCCCGAAGGTGGGCCTCGTTGCTGGGGAGAAGGTGCACGAGATGCTGCGGCTGTTGACGCACAACGCCACCTTTGAGGAACTCGAACGGCCGTTTGCCTGCGTGGCGACCGACCTGCTCCACCGTCGGAAGGTCATCCTGAATACGGGGAACGTGGCGGACGCGGTCCGCGCGAGCATCTCTATCCCCGGCGTGTTCGTGCCCGTCGTGACCGAGGAAGGGGTGCTGGTCGACGGGGGCGTGCTCGACCGGGTGCCTGTGGCGGCGGCGCGCCAGTTGGGCGCCGATGTGGTGATCGGCGTAGACGTCAGCGCGGCGCACCGGGCGCGCGTGCCGGAAACGGTGTTGGACGTCGTCACGATGTCCATCGACGTGATGCAGGAATACTCATTGAGGGCGCCGGACAACGTTCCTGACGTGGCCATTGAACCGGACGTGTCGGATATCGGGACTTCCCAGTTTCACCGCAGTGCGGAGGCGGCGGCCGCGGGCTATGCGGCGGCGGTGGCGTCCATACCCAAGATCCGAGCGGCCCTCGACGCGGCCAAGAACGCCTCGTAA
- a CDS encoding amidase, whose translation MNPHLWTISEYQQHLAKRDISAEEAVRDTLARIRQFDPALHAYIHVSETAVEEARQIDKRLAQGQPVGPLAGVPVAVKDLMDTEDMPTTYGGLHFAGRRPSRTATAVTRLRAAGAIVIGKANLHEYAYGTTNENPHYGRARNPWNRAKIPGGSSGGSGVAIAAGLAMAALGTDTGGSIRIPAALCGHVGLKPTYGLVSKAGVFPLADSLDHVGPMAKSVLDAALLLSVLAGPDPHDSTTVRIPPRAYHQVQPKPRARVGVPKSFFFDKCHAGVAQTVQAALRTLQEQGFDLVEVDLPSAHQVPEMQNAIISSEALDVHEALLKAHPEQYGEDVRKRLESGYEIRGHQVVAATRFRRQFAAEMQKVFTQVDVIATPTTPIAATDVGQQKAHIRAQEVLVRAHLTRYTNPWNLTGLPAITLPCGLSPDGLPVGLQLVGPRFGEMKLLAVALAAESVLPWNPVAPDYR comes from the coding sequence ATGAACCCCCACCTGTGGACCATTTCCGAGTACCAACAGCACCTCGCCAAGCGGGACATCTCCGCGGAAGAAGCGGTGCGTGACACCCTGGCCCGCATCCGCCAGTTTGATCCCGCACTGCACGCGTACATCCACGTCTCAGAAACGGCGGTGGAAGAGGCCCGTCAAATCGACAAACGGTTGGCACAGGGGCAGCCTGTGGGCCCCCTGGCGGGCGTCCCTGTGGCCGTCAAGGACCTCATGGACACCGAGGACATGCCCACCACCTACGGCGGGCTGCACTTCGCCGGGCGACGCCCGTCCCGCACCGCCACCGCCGTCACGCGCCTGCGGGCGGCCGGCGCCATCGTGATCGGCAAAGCGAACCTGCACGAGTACGCGTACGGCACCACGAACGAAAATCCGCATTACGGTCGCGCCCGCAACCCGTGGAACCGCGCCAAGATCCCGGGCGGCTCGAGCGGTGGAAGCGGCGTGGCCATCGCGGCCGGGCTGGCCATGGCCGCCCTCGGCACGGACACCGGCGGCAGCATCCGCATCCCGGCCGCACTGTGCGGCCACGTCGGCCTAAAACCCACCTACGGCCTGGTCAGCAAGGCGGGCGTGTTCCCGCTCGCCGACTCGCTCGATCACGTCGGGCCCATGGCAAAATCCGTCCTGGACGCTGCCCTCCTCCTGTCCGTCCTGGCAGGGCCCGATCCGCATGACTCCACGACGGTGCGCATCCCGCCCCGCGCGTATCACCAGGTGCAGCCGAAGCCGCGAGCCCGCGTCGGTGTTCCGAAGTCGTTTTTCTTCGACAAGTGCCACGCCGGCGTCGCCCAGACGGTTCAAGCTGCCCTGCGCACCCTTCAGGAACAAGGGTTCGACCTCGTGGAGGTGGACCTGCCGAGCGCGCACCAGGTTCCCGAGATGCAGAACGCCATCATCTCCAGCGAAGCGCTCGACGTCCACGAGGCCCTGCTCAAGGCACATCCCGAGCAATACGGGGAAGACGTGCGAAAACGCCTGGAGAGCGGGTATGAGATCCGCGGCCATCAGGTGGTGGCGGCGACGCGCTTCCGCCGCCAATTCGCCGCCGAGATGCAAAAGGTGTTCACGCAGGTCGACGTGATCGCCACCCCCACCACCCCCATCGCGGCGACCGATGTGGGGCAGCAGAAGGCTCACATCCGTGCACAAGAGGTCTTGGTCCGCGCACACCTCACCCGCTACACGAACCCGTGGAACTTGACGGGACTTCCCGCCATCACTTTGCCCTGCGGTCTTTCGCCAGACGGATTGCCTGTCGGGTTGCAGCTGGTCGGCCCGCGCTTCGGGGAGATGAAGCTGTTGGCCGTCGCCCTCGCCGCCGAGTCCGTCTTGCCCTGGAATCCGGTGGCTCCCGATTACCGGTAA
- the fapR gene encoding transcription factor FapR: MKKSERRAALVQKIREDPFATDEQLAEHFQVSVATIRLDRAALHIPEVRERIRRMATRQLDALRSLERQEVVGDIQELVLGRYATSVFQVSREHVFARTGIMRGHHLFAQVNSLATAVVDADVVVTAKAELRFHRPVRLGEWLHSRVDVVAQRAGLSKCQAVTYAGGDRVLEGVIWAKAVRIDASAPWDEGVDV, encoded by the coding sequence CTGAAGAAGTCGGAACGCCGGGCGGCGTTGGTGCAGAAGATCCGCGAAGACCCGTTTGCGACGGACGAGCAGCTGGCGGAACATTTTCAGGTCAGCGTGGCCACCATCCGGTTGGACCGCGCTGCGTTGCACATCCCGGAGGTGCGCGAGCGCATACGCCGGATGGCCACCCGCCAATTGGACGCGCTCCGTTCACTGGAACGCCAGGAAGTGGTGGGCGACATTCAGGAACTCGTGTTGGGGCGGTACGCCACCTCGGTGTTCCAGGTGTCACGGGAGCATGTGTTCGCACGGACGGGCATCATGCGGGGGCACCATCTGTTTGCCCAAGTCAACTCCTTGGCCACGGCGGTGGTCGACGCGGACGTGGTCGTGACCGCGAAGGCGGAGTTGCGATTCCACCGTCCGGTCCGGTTGGGTGAGTGGCTGCACAGCCGCGTCGACGTCGTGGCGCAGCGCGCGGGCTTGAGCAAGTGCCAGGCGGTCACGTACGCAGGCGGAGACCGGGTGTTGGAAGGCGTGATCTGGGCCAAAGCGGTGCGGATCGATGCAAGCGCGCCGTGGGATGAAGGGGTGGACGTGTGA
- the coaD gene encoding pantetheine-phosphate adenylyltransferase — translation MTRAVFPGSFDPMTNGHLEILGRVAPLFEEVRVAVLNNPDKRPLFSVEERMALMREVVRPWPNVRVDAFSGLLVDYVRREGADVILRGLRSAMDFEAEMQMALMNRHLYGGAVTLFVPTAPEYAFVSSSLVKQVAAGGGALEGLVPPPVASALTEKFQTRGRE, via the coding sequence ATGACCCGCGCGGTGTTTCCTGGCAGTTTCGATCCGATGACGAACGGTCACCTGGAGATCTTGGGCCGGGTGGCGCCTCTGTTCGAGGAGGTGCGCGTCGCGGTCTTGAACAACCCGGACAAACGGCCGCTGTTTTCGGTGGAGGAACGGATGGCGCTGATGCGCGAAGTGGTCCGGCCCTGGCCGAACGTCCGGGTGGACGCGTTCTCGGGTCTCCTGGTGGACTACGTCCGCCGGGAGGGGGCGGATGTGATTCTGCGCGGACTCCGCAGCGCCATGGACTTTGAGGCGGAGATGCAGATGGCGCTGATGAACCGCCATCTTTACGGCGGGGCCGTGACGCTCTTCGTCCCCACGGCGCCGGAGTACGCCTTTGTCAGCTCGTCGCTCGTCAAACAGGTGGCAGCGGGCGGCGGTGCCTTGGAGGGGCTGGTGCCGCCGCCGGTGGCATCTGCCTTGACGGAAAAATTCCAGACCCGCGGGCGGGAATAA
- a CDS encoding beta-ketoacyl-ACP synthase III, whose amino-acid sequence MNRPYRAGILGTGSALPSRVLTNQDLEKMVDTSDTWIVERTGIRERRIAEPGEATSDYGLQACQRALDAAGVAPEEVGMVICATVTPDMMFPSTASLIQDRIGAVHAGAFDLSAACTGFLYALANAVAMVESGMQRYVLVCAADLLSRITDYQDRSTCVLFGDGAGAVLIGRVPEDRGFLAFDLGSDGSGGRFLYLPAGGSRQPASAESVAARQHFIKMEGRETFKFAVKAMASSTERVLEAAGLAREDIDLLVPHQANIRIIDAARKRFGLEEEKVVVTIDRYGNTSASSIPIALDEAVRSGRARAGQLVVMVGFGGGLTWGATAVRL is encoded by the coding sequence GTGAACCGACCATACCGAGCGGGGATTCTCGGCACGGGTTCAGCCCTGCCTTCGCGGGTGTTGACAAACCAGGATTTAGAGAAAATGGTTGACACGAGCGATACGTGGATCGTGGAGCGCACGGGTATTCGCGAGAGGCGCATCGCGGAACCTGGGGAAGCGACGTCAGATTACGGGTTACAGGCCTGCCAGCGGGCGTTGGACGCGGCCGGGGTGGCGCCGGAAGAGGTAGGGATGGTGATCTGCGCGACCGTCACCCCCGACATGATGTTTCCGTCCACGGCCAGCTTGATCCAGGACCGCATCGGAGCGGTCCATGCCGGGGCTTTCGACCTGTCGGCGGCTTGTACCGGGTTTCTGTACGCGCTGGCCAATGCCGTCGCCATGGTCGAGAGCGGGATGCAGCGGTATGTACTCGTATGCGCCGCCGACCTGCTGTCTCGCATCACGGACTACCAGGACCGCAGCACGTGCGTGCTGTTCGGAGACGGGGCGGGGGCGGTGTTGATTGGCCGTGTGCCGGAAGACCGCGGCTTCCTCGCCTTCGACCTCGGCTCCGACGGCAGCGGCGGCCGGTTTCTCTACTTGCCGGCCGGTGGCTCGCGCCAACCGGCCAGCGCGGAATCGGTGGCGGCGCGCCAGCACTTCATCAAGATGGAGGGACGGGAGACGTTCAAGTTCGCCGTCAAGGCCATGGCCTCTTCAACGGAGCGGGTGCTGGAGGCCGCGGGCTTGGCGCGGGAGGACATCGACCTGTTGGTGCCCCATCAGGCGAACATCCGCATCATCGATGCGGCGCGAAAGCGATTCGGGTTGGAGGAAGAGAAGGTGGTCGTCACCATCGACCGGTATGGGAACACCTCCGCCTCTTCCATCCCGATTGCGTTGGATGAAGCGGTGCGCAGCGGCCGCGCTCGAGCCGGGCAGCTGGTTGTGATGGTCGGGTTCGGCGGCGGTTTGACGTGGGGAGCCACGGCGGTCCGGCTGTGA
- the fabD gene encoding ACP S-malonyltransferase, with product MVKLAFVFPGQGAQYVGMGKELCDRYPAAREVMETADRVLGFSLSRLCFEGPEAELKLTYHTQPALLTVSTAAHRVFRELTGIDPVVTAGHSLGEYSALVAAGVLRFEEAVRLVHLRGRWMDEAVPAGQGAMSAVLGMDAAELEAVCREASAPGEPVEVANFNCPGQIVISGAAAAVARAGELAKGRGARRVIPLEVSGPFHSSLMKPAAERLARALAEVTWQESAIPVMANVDAVARTDVAALRQALEVQLYQPVRWEDEVRAMLEMGVEGFIEFGPGTVLSGLIRKVDRRIPAFHVEDEVSLRETIAAIQA from the coding sequence TTGGTGAAACTCGCGTTTGTGTTTCCAGGCCAAGGGGCCCAGTACGTGGGGATGGGCAAAGAATTGTGCGACCGGTATCCGGCCGCGCGCGAGGTGATGGAGACGGCCGACCGGGTGCTTGGCTTTTCCCTCAGCCGCCTGTGTTTTGAGGGGCCCGAAGCGGAGCTGAAACTGACCTATCACACGCAGCCTGCGCTGTTGACCGTCAGTACGGCGGCACACCGGGTGTTTCGGGAGTTGACCGGGATCGATCCCGTGGTCACTGCCGGCCACAGCCTGGGTGAGTACTCGGCATTGGTGGCGGCCGGGGTCCTTCGCTTCGAGGAAGCGGTTCGGCTGGTGCACCTGCGCGGCCGCTGGATGGACGAGGCGGTCCCGGCGGGCCAAGGGGCGATGTCTGCGGTGCTCGGCATGGATGCTGCCGAGCTGGAGGCGGTCTGCCGCGAGGCGTCGGCGCCGGGAGAGCCGGTGGAGGTGGCCAACTTCAACTGCCCCGGCCAGATTGTCATCTCGGGCGCCGCGGCAGCGGTGGCCCGAGCGGGCGAATTGGCCAAGGGGCGCGGGGCCCGGCGCGTCATCCCATTGGAGGTCAGCGGTCCCTTCCACAGCTCGCTCATGAAGCCGGCCGCTGAGCGCCTGGCGCGCGCGCTGGCCGAGGTGACATGGCAGGAGAGCGCCATCCCGGTGATGGCGAACGTCGACGCCGTCGCACGCACGGACGTCGCGGCTCTCCGACAGGCGTTGGAGGTTCAGCTGTATCAGCCCGTGCGGTGGGAGGACGAGGTGCGCGCCATGCTGGAGATGGGCGTCGAGGGCTTTATCGAATTTGGCCCCGGCACGGTGCTCTCCGGATTGATCCGCAAGGTGGATCGCAGGATTCCGGCCTTTCATGTAGAAGATGAAGTTTCGTTGCGCGAGACCATCGCGGCGATTCAGGCCTGA
- the acpP gene encoding acyl carrier protein translates to MADTFERVKKIIVERLGVEDDKVTPDSTFKDDLGADSLDVVELIMELEDEFDMEISDEDAEKIRTVGDVVTYIESHQS, encoded by the coding sequence ATGGCTGACACGTTTGAACGCGTGAAGAAGATCATCGTCGAGCGCCTCGGGGTCGAGGACGACAAGGTCACCCCGGACTCCACGTTTAAGGACGACCTGGGTGCCGATTCCCTTGACGTCGTCGAACTGATCATGGAGTTGGAAGATGAGTTCGACATGGAGATCTCCGATGAAGACGCGGAGAAGATCCGGACCGTTGGCGATGTGGTTACATACATCGAGTCGCATCAGTCGTGA